Within Mercenaria mercenaria strain notata chromosome 15, MADL_Memer_1, whole genome shotgun sequence, the genomic segment CAAATATCAGTAGAGCACATTAAACTATCAAAGTGCCAGACAGTTTAAAATACGtaattcttagtaaaaaaaaaatcttacatccTTTACTCATTGTGTTAGCTATGTTAACTGTGTTCTATAACACTAAAAAAACTGCAGAACCACAATTTTACAGTTTCGTTCTTAACCAAATAAATGACACAGGGCAGCCTTGCATACAacttaaatgtacttgttgttggatttttgaagcaacccgtttactatatttttccgttacagttccTTTTTGTCGCGGGCCTATTTAACGATGCATTGCTCTGCGGCTGTGTTATgtacttccgggaaatctacccttactttttattttgcatattaacAACAGGGAGAAAAAAACGTTTTTGTATTCAGGAATACAAgtactaaatatatttaaatacccCCCTTCCGAAGGACTATTAcaagttgtttacaatgttgtttttttttagaaattattgtaattcttttatttttctaagtccacaaaaaaaatccttaccaggtagagataccttaaaatacacccaaaatttgaaagtaacatcaatgttgtaccacagaaaagtggtcttggcttttccctacggtcagttataaaaaagttacaatgtaagttatttatagtaacaactaagggaagttaatctttaaagtgaaaaaaaaaaaaaaaaaaaaataaaaaataattacaagtccacacaaaaatccttaccaggtagagatagctcaaaatacacctcagaattggatgtaacatgcatgttgtactacagaaaagtggtctcgatttttccctacgacttgtaatgaaaaagttacaatataagctatttatagtaacagcaaagggaagtaattcaaaagaagggaccagtgcatgacactccgtctcatgatggtgtacaattgtgccaagttacatcaaaatccctccatgcatgaagtagaaatgctccggacaaagtcattcttgtatctgacctttggcctctaagtgtgaccttgaccttagacctagggacctggttcttgcccaggacactccgtctcatgcttgtgaacatttgtgccaagttgtatcaaaatccctcaatgcatgaagaagaaatgctccggacaaagttttcattcttgtatccttgacctctaagtgtgaccttgaccttacctctagggacctggttcttgcgcaagacactccgtctcatgatggtgaacaattgtgctaagctacatcaaagtcctttcatgcatgaagaagatatgctccggacagttttcattcttgtatcctttgacctctaagtgtgaccttgaccttagacctagggacctggttcttgcgcaagacactccctctcattatggtgaacaactgtgccaagctacatcaaaatccttccatgcatgaagaagatatgctccggacaaagtcattcttgaatttttcattcttgtatcctttggcctctaagtgtgaccttgaccttagacccagggacctgatttttgcgcatgacactccatctcatgatgatgaacaattgtgccaactttcatcaaaatccctccatgcatgaagaagatatgctccggacaaagtcattcttgaatatgacctttgacctctaagtgtgaccttgaccttagacctagggacctggttcttgcgcatgacactctgtctcatgatggtgaacaactgtgccaagtttcatcaaaatccctccatgcatgtagaagatatgctccggacaatgtctgtggacgccgcccgcccgcccatccgcctgccaggggcgttcccataatacgtcccgttttaagcaaataaaaatgtggcctctacagtgttaacaagcttttctttttatctgacctggtgacctagtttttgaccccagataacccaatatcaaactcgtccaagattttactgagggtacattctgaccaagtttcattaagactgggccaaaattgtcacctctacagtgttaacaagcttttcctttaatttaacctggtgacctagtttctgacccaagatgacccaatattgaacttgcccaagattttattgagggtaatattctgaccaagtttcattcattGGGCAAACATTGTGATTTCtggagcgttaacaagcttttcctctgatttgacatggtgacctagtttttgaacccagatgacctgatatcaaacttgtccaagacttttttgagtgtaacattctgaccaagcttcattaagattgggccaaatttgtgacctctagagtgttaacaagcttttcctttggtttgacctggtgacctagtctttaaacccagatgacccaatatcaaactagtccaagattttattgagggtaacattctgaccaagtttcattaagatcgagtcaaaattgtgacctttagagtgttaacaagcttttcctttgatttgacctggtgacctagtttttgaccccagatgacctatttcgaagtcatccaagatttcattgagggtaacattctggccaagtttcattaagattgggtcaaaattgtgacctctagagtgttaacaaacctttcctttgatttgacctagtttttaccccagatgacccaatatagaattcgtccaagattttattaatggtaacattctgaccaagtttcattaagattaggccaaaactgtgacctctagagtgttaacagtcaaattgttaacGACAGACGACTGACAAATTgatggacgccggacacagggcgatcacaaaagctctccttgagcactttgtgctcaggtgagctaaaaactatggGGTTCGGGGTGGGGAGGAGATGTGACGAGGGCAGTTGGGGTTGCcgggtgtgggtgcacaacttaacatgttgataataaatgttcatggaaaacaatgaaagaagtttaatgaaattctgcctgTTGGTTAATCTGTTATCCCCAGACAAAGTTGAAGGGATATAAttttggtgttgtccgtccgtccgcagcctatctaggaagtggttaggaatgtttaaatgaaacttcatatacatgtttatcaCTATGAGATTAtatggcccgtcaagtttcagtcagattgcccatgaaacaccagagttatggcccttagaagtttctagtgtttactatatagggtactataaattttaatatggcaatttctgcttcataattgtgatatatttgacctagaactatcaAACTTAAAcggaatttagatcaccataatatggTTGAGCACATATAATTTCGTCCGGATCTCTTTaataacttcagagttattgccctttgtttaaaaatccataaatttgtacataacaaaccaacaaattggtagaatttcattaaacttctttcattcttttccatgaatatttattacaaaagcacactgtcactttgtgacagatgGGGGAAACAACATAACTAGAGCTACCACCTATACACCTCTTTAATACACGTTTTTATGCACAACACTTTTCAATGATACCTATCTGTATAAGAAGCTTTTATACTTTGGAAGTTATGCTCTGCACAAGAAGTGTACAATAAACAAGCAAGATAATGAAAATCCCTAGACAGTAACTAACTTCATGCTGAATTGTCCAATTTTCCATTAATTTGGAACTCATCTGAGATCTTGTAGCTGAATTCAAAACCGCAGTTTTACTAAGATCGCTAATGACTAGTGGATGCCAGAAAGCAAACAAGCTGTGTGTCTACAAGAGACAATCCAGTGACCATTCCAAAAAATAGGGCAACACAATAAATCAGCACCAGATTATTCAGGCATCACAAGGGAAATGCGGTTTCGCCTGATTTCagatattatttcagaaataggTCGTCCTATCCTAGGGACTTCTTTGCACCCATATAAATGCATCTGGTTTCCATAAATATCAAGTTTTCTAGCCTCTTGAATAAATGCCTTGAAACCTGACTGACATCCAGTCTTTTTGAAAGCAGGATTAATGTCCAAACCAAACACTACGTTGTTTATTGCAAGCCATAGTCCTAAAATTGTAACAATTGTAAGACTTTCTTTGAAGTAAAACTCTTCACTTTCAAAGAGAATGTCAGAATCAAAGTCATAAAGAAGTAGTTtcatatttgattttgaaattgcaATCAATGGTTTAGAACTATGCATAGAACAACTTGTTACAATGGCTTTGGGAATCAGTTGGCGTCTATATTTCTCAAGATTATCTGTTTCCATTTCAAAACCGGCAACAGGAATATCTGGTGTTACATTTACTGCTACGTTAGGCACAAGTATGTCAACACTGCCATGCCAAACATCAGCATGTCCTGCAAATAGAACATACGCATCATATATTGTGATACCACAAAATTTTGAGATTCAGGGCTGAAATAGTTAAGGGTAAAAATGTTTACTCACCAACTACCAATCAAAAATATTCACAAGAGAACTCAATGGGTCCTTATCACTCAACTGAGAAAAGAAACTAGTGATCTAGTACATGTAGCTGACCTACATTGACCCAAATTTCGGATTCTCCTagatttaacatgtttaatgctGACAAACATTTAGACTAACGCTAAGTTTgtgaaaattaacataaaatctaGTTTGTAGTTATCTatcttttgaccccagataagcGTATATTGCACTTGACCAAGATTTAGTAGAGATGAACATTGTGAACAAGTCTCAtgaagattaggccaaaattgtgaccactagTGTCTATACAAGCTATCGTTAACGGACAAAAGACATGTGGATGGATGGACAACTGACAGACAGACGAAGTGCAATCACAAAAGTTCATCTTGTCAAGATCTTGTAAATTTGTGACAGGTAAACACAAGTGAGGAGGATCGGATTAAAGTTGTTTGAACTGAAGTCTGGACATGActaatttctctttttttatttggtaattcaagggccataatccaggagtgcctgTTATGATTAGGCTGATAATAAACTTAAGAAAGATATAGCACTCATAAATAATGTCACTAAGTTTGATGAGGatcaaataacaagagctgtcacaggagactgTGAGCGccctcgactatttcgatgctggaaaGTGATACTTggtacatctgaggaaactggagctgccAATAGagtatttaatgactccaatggtgggtcgataaagatattgcacaatagcatTAAGCAGATCAAAACGCTTTAGTtattagtgtgtgtgtgtgtgtgtgttctggctttaacgtctttttcaacaatttttcagtcatataaacaacatagttatattagtataattctaagcaaaggCGGGGtgggggggcataattcataaaatattggtgcaagagttatgcatcttgtgtcatatcacgtgggtgatgatgtggaactacttcaagtttgaatcaaatgcatttcgtaataattgagatataatCGAAATAAACCTTAAagaaaaagggggcaaaattcatgaaaaattgatgccagaGCTAtatatacaccttgtgtcatattaattatgatgttggtgataaggtacgaaaaacttaaccagggtgtgacgccgacaccgacgtgagtaggatagctctacttattcttcgaatagtcgagctaaaaattgttttgtttgtggAGCATGTCTTTGTTACAAGATTCTCCAAATCTTAGTAGTTTTGCTTTGaatttcaaacaagaggaccataatggccctaaatcgctcacctgtgttCCATGGCCCAAAAGTCAAACAATGAACGAAGATGTTGGAagttcattatgtctcccaccacacagtggtatgggagacatattgatttactccagtctgtgtgtgtgtgtctgactgtgtgtctgtcacaaagcttgtccgcactctaagtcgaatatttctcatccgattttcaccaaacttgaacaaaatgtgtttgaccataagacctcggccaagttcgataactagccaaatcggtccaggcgtctttaagttatggcccttgaattaccaaaaattggtctttttactcttgtccgcactctaattcgaatatttctcatccaatcttcatcaaacttaaacaaaatgtgtttgaccatgagacctcggccaagtttgatacctagccaaatcggtccaggcattttggagttacggcccttaaattatcgaaaaattggcctttttactcatgtccgcactcttaatcaaacatttctcatccgatcttcaccaaacttgaacaaaatgtgtttgaccatgagtcctcagccaagttcgataactagccaaatcggtcaaggcattttggagttacggcccttgaattattgaaaaattggcctttttactcttgtccgcactctaagtcgaacatttctcatccgatcttcaccaaacttgaacaaaatgtgtttgaccatgagacctcggccaagttcgataactagccaaatcggtccaggcatttcaGAGTTAccgcccttgaattaccgaaaaaatctgtcagtttactcttgtccgctctctaagtcgaacatttctcatccgatcttcaccaaacttgaataaaatgtgtttggccataagaccttacccaagttcgataactagccaaatccgcccaggcacttttgattaatggcccttgaattactgattggatccacttaTCCAGACAATCTAATTTGATCCACtcatctaaaacatctagagaaactaacatttttcataggagcagttgtgggagacatgcacttttctcaaaagcatctctagtttaggAACTGAGACCTTAATGAGATTCAAGGTGTTTGTGTGAGTTTGGTTGAAATTTGAATCATAAGTGAAACCGCTATTGTGCGGACGAGACAAAAGTAGCCAaattctagccctttcagggTCCGTAACTCTGGCACCCATAGCAGGATACAGCTGGTTCAAGAAATCCTCTATCTTGCAGGCAAGTCAaattttttggccctttcaggggctgtcaCTCTGGAAGGCAAGGTGGAATATAGCTGGTTCGAGAAAAGAACCGAGGTTTTATGGTGATATAGACTGTGTActacaagtttggtgaagatcaatcaTAAATGAATCCTCTATCATGAAAAGACAAaataaggggccgtaactctggaatccatggtAGGATATAGCTGGTTCAAGAAAGTAACTGAGGTCATATGGTGTCCTTGAACAGTATACACATGTGTAAGAGATactctgaaataaaaacatgctgGAAAACTTTGAGAGTATATCTCAATGCAGATGCCTGTGGTATTACAAGAGCAGATTCATACAGTCAAGCTAACCATTAGGCCATAATTCATACAGACTTTTGCTCTTGATTAAGGTGATGGTTTCATGCAAGTTATACCTTATTATGTTTCATTGGAATTAGGCAAGGGCCTATTCATTTGTAAAATTGCCCATGGGTTTCTAAGTCATTTAATACTGTTTTTAAGATATAGAAGTTGAGCTTACCCATACTGGTGTCTCCATAAACTAGTTCTTCACCACAGCCACATAAACATTCTTCTGCACCTGCACCAAATTCATAACCACAATCACTGATTGTCATTTTCTTGGCACTGGACAGTTTCTTAATAACATGTGTTCCAAATACTCCAGTCCAataaacttcttttatttttgagTTTGCATACCTCATAATGAGTTTCTCTGtttctgaaaaaacaacaacaacaacataaaggTCTCATAGGGCCTTGCATGGCACATTCACTCTgagtatgtgtgcgtgtgtgtgtgtgtgtgtgtgtgtgtgtgtgttcgggtttaatgtctttttcaacaatttttcagtcatataaacgacggtgtctacttgtagcagtgaacacaatgtccaactttatagtgctgccatctctggaatatcacgccgtagacacatggcatgataccccatccagtcacattatactgacaccgggctgaccagtcctagcactatctccttaatgctgagcaccaagcgaggaagctgctggtaccattttttacatctttggtatgacatggccggggattgaacccacaatCTCCAGCACTcaaagtggacgctctaccactaggctactgaggtgGTTTCACTCTGTAGTCTGAGCAAATTATACAAAGGGAGTAACCTAAAACATAGGTAACAGATAAACCTAACTCATTGACAAAGGCTAAGTTTTTTAGGAACCAACTTCATTTTAGTCATCAGtgagataatttttttttgatgggTGCAAATATTGtactttccttattacaattcgacgaccatcatttttaaagatatttcttgt encodes:
- the LOC123557522 gene encoding uncharacterized protein LOC123557522 isoform X2, encoding MASKSIGKRPILDIRFIHKELKKHNDTIRSGIKGFENNDSLLFFVRILSCNGAYSSSFTDAWCETQVDFSKETEKLIMRYANSKIKEVYWTGVFGTHVIKKLSSAKKMTISDCGYEFGAGAEECLCGCGEELVYGDTSMGHADVWHGSVDILVPNVAVNVTPDIPVAGFEMETDNLEKYRRQLIPKAIVTSCSMHSSKPLIAISKSNMKLLLYDFDSDILFESEEFYFKESLTIVTILGLWLAINNVVFGLDINPAFKKTGCQSGFKAFIQEARKLDIYGNQMHLYGCKEVPRIGRPISEIISEIRRNRISLVMPE
- the LOC123557522 gene encoding uncharacterized protein LOC123557522 isoform X1, giving the protein MASKSIGKRPILDIRFIHKELKKHNDTIRSGIKGFENNDSLLFFVRILSCNGAYSSSFTDAWCETQVDFSKGVSYRHLFDIGILEQFLETCDLPASLDENLKYCLLLAFQTLADFMDDYEETEKLIMRYANSKIKEVYWTGVFGTHVIKKLSSAKKMTISDCGYEFGAGAEECLCGCGEELVYGDTSMGHADVWHGSVDILVPNVAVNVTPDIPVAGFEMETDNLEKYRRQLIPKAIVTSCSMHSSKPLIAISKSNMKLLLYDFDSDILFESEEFYFKESLTIVTILGLWLAINNVVFGLDINPAFKKTGCQSGFKAFIQEARKLDIYGNQMHLYGCKEVPRIGRPISEIISEIRRNRISLVMPE